A genomic window from Enoplosus armatus isolate fEnoArm2 chromosome 18, fEnoArm2.hap1, whole genome shotgun sequence includes:
- the LOC139300947 gene encoding metal transporter CNNM3-like encodes MVASLAGLRFLLMVLLFCGIGYGACSQEAPLVLGLRLEDPAGLVCMKDRIISAPEGATFKLRLFGTDLNGSWPWVAFAGAAGGAAGAVGDAPDPCGDESNRHESAFQVTDEFAPDEDYSGLIEVQVRQRSISAGAAGSEQTYHHLCVLSGGKWASAGPDRLRINPDKGLPADYIPPWGLAVLIVLLLLVCGVLRTVNLSLLWLDPVELYVLHSCGSEEEKRAAKRLEPIRRRGNFLVCSLLFLCAVGHSVLGVLLYRALGSIVSAVFTSGFLIFFLAELAPHVLCSGYGFQLAPALTWLAQVCMVLTCPLSCPLGLILDLGLRRDISTCGIRERAMEMIRTNVNDPYSEFVKEEFSRGMLRSKTVEDILTPLKDCFMLPSSAVLDFSTMSEIMQSGYTRVPIYEEERSNIVEILYVKDLALVDPDDCTPMTTITKFYNHPLHYVFNDTKLDAMLEEFKKGYSHMAIVQKVNNEGEGDPFYEVLGLVTLEDVIEEIIKSEILDESDGYLDRKVKRPLAPLEIPLEPRSVHEEFSLFKPPEGEPKIRTSPQLLLATHRFLSREVEHFSPGRVSEKVLFHLLRHPSVNQEVHFDPNNRLSAGHYLYTRNHPVDYFILLLQGRVEVEIGKEGLKFENGAFTYYGVSALTLPSSVHQSPVSTQRHSPRDPFESADATSPSSYCPDYTVRALTDLQLIRVTRLQYLNALMASRVGQSPDPPEIKILPNSQTKLLNDRNTTQGGSRAQESSTEEEAHG; translated from the exons ATGGTGGCCAGCTTGGCAGGTCTACGGTTCCTGTTGATGGTATTGTTGTTCTGCGGGATCGGGTACGGCGCCTGCAGCCAGGAAGCCCCGCTGGTTCTGGGGCTGCGACTGGAAGACCCGGCGGGTCTGGTGTGTATGAAGGATCGGATCATCTCGGCGCCAGAAGGAGCCACGTTCAAGCTCCGTCTCTTTGGGACTGATCTGAATGGAAGCTGGCCGTGGGTGGCGTTCGCAGGGGCAGCTGGCGGAGCGGCCGGGGCGGTCGGGGATGCGCCTGACCCGTGCGGGGACGAGTCCAACCGTCACGAGTCCGCTTTCCAGGTGACGGATGAGTTCGCCCCGGATGAGGACTACAGCGGGCTGATAGAGGTGCAGGTCCGACAGAGGAGCATCTCTGCGGGAGCAGCAGGCAGCGAGCAGACCTACCACCACCTGTGCGTGCTGAGCGGAGGGAAATGGGCATCTGCGGGCCCGGACAGACTGCGGATAAACCCCGACAAGGGTCTGCCCGCAGACTACATCCCGCCGTGGGGTCTGGCCGTGCTGATagtgctgctgcttctggtCTGCGGGGTGTTGAGGACAGTGAACCTgagcctgctgtggctggaccCCGTGGAGCTTTATGTCCTTCACAGCTGTGGATCCGAGGAGGAGAAGCGGGCCGCCAAGCGCCTGGAGCCGATCAGGAGGAGGGGGAACTTCTTG gtttgttctctgctgttcCTGTGTGCTGTGGGACACTCGGTCCTGGGCGTCCTCCTGTACCGGGCGCTGGGCTCCATCGTGTCCGCGGTGTTCACCAGCggcttcctcatcttcttcctggCTGAGCTGGCTCCTCACGTCCTGTGCTCCGGTTACGGGTTTCAACTGGCTCCGGCTCTGACCTGGCTGGCCCAGGTTTGTATGGTGCTCACGTGCCCCCTGTCCTGCCCTCTGGGGCTGATCCTGGACCTGGGGCTGAGGAGGGACATCAGCACCTGTGGGATAAGGGAGAGGGCCATGGAGATGATCCGCACAAATGTCAACGACCCTTACAG tgAGTTTGTGAAGGAGGAGTTCAGCCGTGGGATGCTGCGCAGTAAGACGGTGGAGGACATCCTGACCCCTCTGAAGGACTGCTTCATGCTGCCCAGCTCGGCCGTCCTGGACTTCTCCACCATGTCTGAGATCATGCAGAGCGGGTACACCCGGGTGCCCATTTacgaggaggagag GTCCAACATCGTGGAAATCCTTTATGTGAAAGACTTGGCTCTGGTGGATCCGGACGACTGCACCCCCATGACGACTATCACCAAGTTCTACAACCACCCGCTGCACTACGTCTTCAACGACACCAAGCTGGACGCCATGCTGGAGGAGTTCAAGAAAG GCTACTCTCACATGGCCATCGTCCAGAAGGTGAACAACGAGGGGGAGGGGGACCCTTTCTACGAGGTGCTGGGATTGGTCACCTTAGAGGACGTCATCGAGGAGATCATCAAATCGGAGATCCTGGACGAGTCTGACGGCTACT TGGACAGGAAAGTGAAGCGTCCCCTCGCTCCGCTGGAGATCCCTCTGGAGCCTCGCAGCGTCCACGAGGAGTTTTCTCTCTTCAAGCCTCCTGAAGGAGAACCCAAGATCCGTACCTCACCACAACTCCTGCTGGCGACACACCGCTTCCTGtccagag AAGTGGAGCACTTCAGCCCCGGGCGAGTGTCCGAGAAGGTCTTGTTCCACCTGCTCCGTCACCCGAGTGTCAACCAGGAAGTGCACTTTGACCCAAACAACCGGCTGAGCGCGGGCCACTATCTCTACACACGAAACCACCCGGTGGACTacttcatcctgctgctgcag ggCCGTGTGGAGGTGGAGATCGGCAAAGAGGGGCTGAAGTTTGAGAACGGGGCGTTCACATACTACGGTGTGTCTGCTCTGACGCTGCCCTCTTCAG tGCACCAGTCTCCAGTGTCGACCCAGCGTCACTCTCCCAGGGATCCCTTTGAGTCAGCAGACGCTACGAGCCCGTCCAGCTATTGTCCCGACTACACCGTCCGAGCGCTCACTGACCTGCAGCTCATAcgg GTGACTCGTCTCCAGTATTTGAACGCTCTCATGGCGTCGCGGGTCGGTCAGAGTCCTGATCCTCCTGAGATTAAGATCCTGCCCAACAGTCAGACGAAGCTGCTCAACGACAGAAACACCACACAAG GTGGCAGTAGAGCCCAGGAGAGCTCCACAGAAGAGGAGGCTCATGGGTAG